In Stieleria varia, one genomic interval encodes:
- a CDS encoding efflux RND transporter periplasmic adaptor subunit: MIEAPVETPKTSPIQNLLKGLPTLLVLAVMGGGWLVMHHINSKSGPIEEAESADAESADSETPLADTLVLPAGKVRVAQLQSAPAQSQAVQHFHTVPGRLRYDETKHVDVKAPMDGILAEMHVTPGQHVQTGDLIAILRSPEIGQARAEILKRRQEREIAQQVFQREATIASNLRELSQMLDQGDSMKTIEAALNNRALGTYRQQILSAYSKMRLADELLEKVRPLVASGSVSGRTVREREGERQLAETEFRTARDQATFAADQALLSAQADLDEADRQLNLAWQAVETLLGYKEDRANANLSNEEALSRLEIRAPFSGTVEARHFAGSERVARGDCLIVLANTDSLYVEASIRESDWSAVSLQTGTPVSVAVPALQGQQFTATVNYLGREVQSDTNSVPLVASINNTDGLLRPGMFVRVTVPIGHAKQALSVKPESVIQHENQQFVFVDLNGGQFKRVDITTGQASDEWVEVTEGLSPGQLVVTNGAFLLKSELLLQGEGE; this comes from the coding sequence ATGATCGAAGCACCTGTGGAAACTCCGAAAACCAGTCCGATTCAAAATCTTCTCAAAGGTTTGCCAACGCTGCTCGTCTTGGCCGTGATGGGGGGCGGTTGGTTGGTGATGCATCATATCAATTCGAAAAGCGGACCAATCGAGGAAGCGGAATCTGCCGACGCGGAATCTGCCGACTCTGAGACGCCGTTGGCAGATACGTTGGTACTGCCCGCAGGCAAAGTCAGGGTCGCTCAATTACAGAGCGCGCCTGCCCAATCGCAGGCAGTGCAGCATTTTCATACCGTGCCCGGACGTCTGAGGTACGACGAGACCAAGCATGTCGATGTCAAAGCTCCTATGGACGGAATCTTGGCGGAAATGCACGTTACCCCGGGGCAGCATGTTCAGACCGGTGATTTGATCGCGATTTTGCGAAGTCCTGAAATCGGACAAGCGAGAGCAGAAATCCTGAAACGCCGACAGGAACGTGAGATCGCTCAGCAAGTTTTCCAACGTGAAGCGACGATCGCAAGCAACTTGCGAGAATTGTCCCAGATGCTGGATCAAGGAGATTCGATGAAGACGATCGAAGCCGCCTTGAACAACCGGGCACTGGGAACCTATCGACAACAGATCCTGTCGGCTTACTCCAAAATGCGATTGGCCGACGAGTTGCTGGAAAAAGTACGACCGCTGGTGGCTTCGGGCTCCGTCTCCGGCCGAACGGTACGGGAGCGTGAAGGCGAACGTCAGTTGGCCGAAACCGAGTTTCGCACCGCACGTGACCAAGCCACCTTTGCCGCCGATCAAGCCTTGCTTAGCGCCCAAGCGGACTTGGACGAAGCGGATCGCCAGTTGAACCTCGCTTGGCAAGCGGTCGAGACCCTGTTGGGCTACAAAGAAGATCGGGCCAACGCAAATTTGAGCAATGAGGAAGCCCTCTCGCGACTGGAGATACGAGCGCCATTTTCCGGAACGGTGGAAGCTCGCCATTTCGCTGGCAGCGAACGGGTCGCCCGCGGTGATTGCTTAATCGTCCTCGCCAACACGGATTCGCTCTACGTTGAGGCTAGCATTCGCGAGAGCGACTGGTCGGCGGTCTCTCTGCAGACCGGAACGCCCGTTTCAGTCGCCGTTCCGGCGCTCCAGGGCCAGCAGTTTACCGCCACCGTGAATTACTTGGGTCGCGAAGTTCAATCGGATACCAATTCGGTCCCCCTCGTCGCTTCGATCAACAACACCGACGGACTCCTGCGTCCCGGCATGTTTGTTCGCGTCACGGTTCCGATCGGCCACGCCAAACAGGCTCTCTCAGTCAAACCTGAGTCGGTCATTCAACACGAGAATCAACAGTTCGTTTTCGTGGATCTCAATGGTGGGCAGTTCAAACGAGTCGACATCACAACCGGACAAGCCTCCGATGAGTGGGTCGAAGTCACCGAGGGGCTTTCGCCTGGCCAGTTGGTTGTCACCAACGGCGCTTTCTTGCTGAAGTCAGAGTTGCTGCTGCAAGGCGAAGGCGAGTAG